From a region of the Phaseolus vulgaris cultivar G19833 chromosome 6, P. vulgaris v2.0, whole genome shotgun sequence genome:
- the LOC137832286 gene encoding uncharacterized protein, whose translation MYHRLSVKTEGEGSVRVKVAELRRLSETSKITTMFEPRGLGSIEKRDSDADNTFSSTTVRAPEKKLTLFALRLAVLEKAATSLGTLGFIWATVVLLGGFAITLDKTDFWFITIILLIEGTRIFSRSHELEWQHQATWSITDAGINSFRMLKSTPNLLLQSVKSLFRPIVMRRQRRDMMEANVTPRYRDGTFSIRTPTRTWISSDVPLLPCARWFFLSRHISKLLYWLQLFSATACVVLSSMKLIKHNYGEVAKGDTDRRNRESALNIFYNLALAEALLFLMEKTYWEWKISYCKLLDEVNRECELGPSGVVSIRRFFYDAYSRCVNGSIFDGLKMDIVCFAMDLLASNSPDEQLIGARILRQFAVSERFSDDTLQKLGISISVVERLVEMLNWTDHKEEEIRLSAAEILSALAGKKQNSLRIAGIPGAMESISSLLQSNRNCIPAADEIGEKKIVFDHPNYGYWTFNHLGLLLLKKLARDHDNCGKIGNTRGLLPKIIELTHAEERLLKNENVTPSQILTVKRSLQLVKMLASTTGTNGKHLRREISEIVFTISNIRDILMHGEKHPLLQKLSIEILTSLALEEEATERIGGTGGVLKELFNLFFKDCIAENQKDVTTVAGEALAMLALESKSNCHRISKLKVLERLIEALNIPMLRVNAARILRNLCTYSGSECFTRLRGVTAAAPTILQAIMSQENKLQEVMIGLAASVFTFMDSSESSTVFEESRITEAELANKLMQILKKHRYPPTKVPRIRRFVIELAIWMMKEREENFHTFKGLGMEEVLEGVLETTSELESFNVFSGTVGLNRHNLTIHSLVETTLKLLEDR comes from the exons atgtatcataGGCTTTCTGTGAAGACAGAGGGAGAGGGAAGTGTTCGTGTGAAAGTTGCTGAACTCCGAAGGCTAAGCGAGACAAGCAAAATCACCACAATGTTTGAGCCTCGTGGACTTGGCAGCATTGAGAAGCGAGACAGCGATGCAGATAACACTTTTTCTTCCACCACGGTTCGAGCCCCAGAAAAGAAGCTTACCCTCTTTGCACTTCGTCTTGCAGTGCTTGAAAAAGCAGCCACTAGCCTTGGAACTCTTGGTTTCATTTGGGCAACAGTTGTTCTTCTTGGCGGTTTTGCCATCACTTTGGACAAAACCGATTTCTGGTTCATCACCATCATACTGTTGATTGAAGGCACAAGGATTTTCAGCAGGAGCCACGAGCTTGAGTGGCAGCACCAAGCCACGTGGTCTATAACTGATGCTGGGATCAATAGTTTCAGGATGCTCAAGTCCACTCCAAACTTGCTTCTTCAAAGTGTGAAGAGCCTTTTCAGGCCAATTGTAATGAGGAGGCAAAGGAGAGACATGATGGAGGCTAATGTGACCCCCAGGTATAGGGATGGTACCTTTAGCATAAGGACACCAACTCGCACGTGGATTAGTTCAGATGTTCCACTTCTACCATGTGCTAGATGGTTTTTCCTTTCAAGGCATATAAGCAAGCTTTTATATTGGCTTCAGCTTTTCTCTGCCACGGCCTGTGTGGTTCTTTCGTCGATGAAGCTCATCAAGCATAACTATGGGGAGGTTGCCAAGGGAGACACTGACAGGAGGAACCGGGAGTCTgctttgaatatattttataacttggCTTTGGCTGAGGCTTTGTTGTTCTTGATGGAAAAGACTTATTGGGAATGGAAGATCAGCTACTGCAAACTGTTGGATGAGGTTAATAGGGAATGTGAATTGGGGCCATCAGGGGTGGTGTCAATTAGAAGGTTCTTTTATGATGCCTATTCTAGGTGTGTCAATGGGAGCATATTTGATGGGTTGAAAATGGACATTGTTTGCTTTGCCATGGATCTCTTGGCCTCAAACTCGCCTGATGAACAGCTTATTGGAGCAAGGATTCTTCGCCAATTTGCGGTCAGCGAACGGTTTTCAGATGATACCCTTCAGAAGCTTGGAATTTCCATATCTGTGGTGGAGAGGCTAGTTGAGATGCTGAATTGGACAGACCACAAGGAGGAAGAAATTAGGCTCTCAGCTGCAGAGATTTTATCAGCACTAGCTGGCAAGAAGCAGAACTCTCTGCGCATAGCTGGGATACCTGGCGCTATGGAATCAATATCATCTCTTCTCCAAAGTAACAGGAATTGCATACCTGCAGCTGATGAAATTGGAGAAAAGAAAATCGTATTTGATCATCCAAATTATGGCTACTGGACATTTAACCATTTGGGACTCCTCCTTCTGAAGAAACTTGCCCGTGATCATGACAACTGTGGAAAGATTGGGAACACTAGGGGCCTGCTCCCAAAGATCATAGAGCTCACACATGCTGAAGAAAGGTTGCTGAAGAATGAGAATGTTACGCCGTCTCAAATTCTGACAGTGAAGAGATCACTGCAGCTGGTGAAGATGCTGGCTAGCACAACAGGCACCAACGGGAAACATCTTCGAAGGGAGATTTCGGAGATAGTTTTCACAATCAGCAACATCAGAGATATTTTAATGCATGGAGAGAAACATCCCTTGCTACAGAAACTGAGCATTGAAATTTTAACCAGTCTGGCATTGGAAGAGGAGGCGACAGAAAGGATTGGAGGCACAGGTGGAGTACTTAAAGAATTGTTCAActtatttttcaaagattgcATTGCTGAAAATCAGAAAGATGTAACCACTGTTGCTGGCGAGGCCCTGGCAATGCTGGCATTGGAAAGCAAGAGCAATTGTCATAGGATTTCGAAGTTAAAAGTATTGGAAAGGCTAATAGAAGCATTGAACATTCCAATGCTTCGTGTCAATGCTGCTAGGATTCTAAGAAATTTATGCACCTACAGTGGATCAGAATGCTTCACACGGTTAAGGGGGGTTACAGCTGCCGCACCCACA ATACTTCAGGCAATCATGTCACAAGAAAACAagctacaagaagtgatgattGGACTAGCAGCAAGTGTTTTCACATTCATGGATTCCTCTGAATCAAGCACTGTATTTGAAGAATCACGAATCACTGAGGCTGAACTAGCAAATAAACTAATGCAGATTCTCAAGAAACACCGATATCCTCCAACTAAGGTTCCAAGGATAAGGAGGTTTGTGATAGAGCTTGCAATTTGGATGATGAAAGAAAGGGAAGAAAATTTTCACACTTTCAAGGGTTTGGGAATGGAGGAGGTGCTGGAGGGTGTCTTGGAGACCACTTCAGAGCTTGAAAGCTTTAATGTTTTCTCTGGTACTGTTGGCCTGAACAGGCACAATCTAACAATTCACTCACTGGTTGAGACAACATTGAAGTTGCTGGAAGATAGGTGA
- the LOC137832297 gene encoding uncharacterized protein — MEQLVNFIIRPPRAEYDPKSDLLDSEFMLKGKWFQRKDVEIKNRHGDILQCSHYMPIVSPDGKPLPCVIYCHGNSGCRADASEAAIILLPSNITVFTLDFSGSGISGGEHVTLGWNEKDDLRAVVNYLRADGNVSLIGLWGRSMGAVTSLMYGAEDPSIAGMVLDSPFSDLVDLMMELVDTYRVRLPKFTVKFAIQYMRKTIQKKAKFDIMDLNTVKVAKSCFVPALLGHAIEDDFIRPHHSDRILEAYKGDKNIIKFDGDHNSPRPQFYFDSVNIFFHNVLQPPDDELGESFFDIMNDYFGKDVWRSVHEFGYGNDPSFRNKESSTSSTMDDNLGRSKRPMSRMEVPSHISSKDGYRDSEQAQKCDDLSSSSSTMISFELSNGRLYSPLVPTDLGDDQYVEFQLDDFTGIPSSAKEEQKMFMETVMDSLEIRNPEVEQPHASSVSTMSVEPSDKNEEISKPLEIESSLLSNCVHSTASTISTAADVCEPLKAESKSLSMIPTPVPSLSSNRIPLPLPQPPLDTSSVAESGNTDSASTSNDSWRSMATFSRTKPHLNVGTIGHVDHGKTTLTAAITKVLAEEGKAKAIAFEEIDKAPEEKKRGITIATAHVEYETEKRHYAHVDCPGHADYVKNMITGAAQMDGGILVVSAPDGPMPQTKEHILLARQVGVPSLVCFLNKVDAVDDPELIELVEMELRELLNFYKFPGDDIPIVRGSALSALQGTNEELGKKAILKLMDAVDEYISNPVRQLDKPFLMPIEDVFSIQGRGTVVTGRVEQGTIKVGEEVEVLGLTQSGPLKTTVTGVEMFKKILDRGEAGDNVGLLLRGLKRDDVQRGMVVTKPGAFKTYKKFEAEIYVLSKEEGGRHTAFFSNYKPQFYLRTADITGKVELPESVKMVMPGDNVAATFELISPVPLEIGQRFALREGGRTVGAGVVSKVIS; from the exons ATGGAACAGCTTGTCAACTTCATAATTCGCCCGCCCAG AGCTGAATATGATCCAAAAAGTGATTTATTAGATTCTGAGTTTATGCTAAAAGGAAAATGGTTTCAACGGAAGGATGTGGAG ATAAAAAACAGGCATGGGGACATTCTTCAATGTAGTCATTACATGCCAATTGTCAGTCCTGATGGAAAGCCTCTGCCATGCGTTATATATTGCCATGGAAACAG TGGATGCAGGGCTGATGCCAGTGAAGCTGCTATAATTTTACTTCCTTCAAATATTACAGTTTTTACCCTGGATTTCTCAGGATCGGGAATCTCGGGAGGAGAGCATGTCACTCTAGGTTGGAATGAA AAGGATGATCTGAGGGCCGTGGTCAACTATCTGCGGGCAGATGGAAATGTCTCTCTGATTGGCTTATGGGGACGCTCAATGGGTGCTGTGACTAG CCTTATGTATGGAGCTGAGGATCCTTCAATTGCAGGGATGGTTTTGGACAGCCCCTTCTCGGATTTGGTTGATTTAATGATGGAACTTGTGGATACATACAGAGTCCGTCTGCCAAAATTCACA GTGAAGTTTGCAATTCAATACATGCGAAAAACAATCCAGAAGAAGGCAAAATTTGACATAATGGACTTGAACACCGTGAAG GTAGCAAAATCTTGTTTTGTTCCAGCTCTGCTAGGGCATGCCATTGAAGATGATTTTATTCGTCCTCATCATTCAGATCGTATACTTGAAGCTTATAAG GGAgacaaaaacataattaaatttgaTGGAGATCACAATTCTCCCCGTCCTCAGTTTTATTTTGATTCTGTAAACATATTTTTTCACAATGTTTTGCAACCTCCTGACGATGAGCTTGGGGAATCATTTTTTGACATTATGAATGATTACTTTGGTAAG GATGTTTGGAGATCTGTGCATGAATTTGGCTATGGCAATGATCCATCATTTCGAAACAAAG AATCATCAACAAGCAGTACCATGGATGACAATCTAGGCCGTTCAAAAAGACCAATGAGTAGGATGGAG GTTCCATCACATATTTCTTCAAAAGATGGATATCGGGATAGTGAg CAGGCACAGAAATGTGATGATCTTTCCTCCTCCTCTTCTACAATGATTAGTTTTGAATTATCAAATGGTCGTCTCTATAGTCCCCTTGTCCCAACAGATCTAGGTGATGACCAGTACGTGGAATTTCAACTCGATGACTTCACGGGCATTCCATCTAGTGCAAAGGAAGAACAAAAA ATGTTCATGGAAACAGTGATGGATTCACTGGAAATACGAAATCCAGAGGTAGAACAACCACATGCCAGCAGTGTTAGTACCATGTCTGTAGAGCCATCAGACAAGAATGAAGAGATTTCCAAACCTCTGGAGATAGAATCTTCTTTACTCAGCAACTGTGTGCATTCCACAGCCTCAACAATTTCAACTGCAGCTGATGTATGTGAGCCCTTGAAAGCTGAGTCAAAATCCCTTTCAATGATTCCAACTCCAGTACCAAGTCTTTCTTCGAACAGAATACCACTACCACTACCTCAACCACCATTAGACACTTCATCCGTGGCTGAGTCTGGCAATACAGATAGTGCTTCCACCAGTAATGACAGTT GGAGATCCATGGCCACCTTCTCTCGAAC AAAGCCCCATCTTAACGTGGGCACAATAGGGCATGTTGATCATGGGAAAACTACACTAACTGCTGCAATTACCAAG GTGCTAGCTGAAGAAGGTAAAGCCAAGGCCATTGCCTTTGAGGAAATAGACAAGGCTCCCGAGGAGAAGAAGAGAGGAATTACTATTGCTACT GCTCATGTAGAGTATGAGACAGAAAAGAGGCACTATGCTCATGTTGATTGCCCAGGACATGCAGACTATGTTAAG AACATGATAACTGGAGCTGCACAAATGGATGGTGGAATTCTTGTGGTTTCTGCTCCAGATGGGCCAATGCCTCAAACAAAGGAACATATACTGCTTGCTCGGCAG GTTGGTGTGCCATCTTTGGTCTGCTTTCTAAATAAGGTTGATGCTGTTGATGATCCAGAGTTGATTGAACTTGTGGAAATGGAGCTTCGTG AACTGCTTAATTTCTACAAATTTCCTGGGGATGACATCCCAATTGTGCGAGGTTCTGCCCTCTCTGCTTTACAGGGGACTAATGAAGAACTTGGAAAAAAGGCTATCTTAAAACTAATGGATGCTGTGGATGAATACATTTCTAATCCTGTTCGGCAACTTGACAAGCCTTTCCTAATGCCAATAGAAGACGTTTTCTCAATTCAG GGGCGTGGAACTGTTGTGACGGGTCGTGTTGAACAAGGCACCATCAAAGTGGGAGAGGAGGTTGAAGTATTGGGACTAACACAG AGTGGACCTTTGAAGACTACTGTAACTGGTGTGGAAATGTTCAAGAAAATTTTGGATCGAGGGGAA GCTGGTGATAATGTGGGACTTCTTCTACGTGGTCTGAAGCGCGATGATGTTCAGCGAGGAATG GTCGTAACCAAGCCTGGTGCTTTCAAAACGTATAAGAAGTTTGAAGCAGAGATTTATGTGCTATCCAAAGAAGAAGGTGGCCGTCATACAGCTTTTTTCTCTAACTATAAGCCTCAGTTTTACCTGAGGACTGCAGATATTACTGGAAAGGTGGAATTACCCGAAAGTGTTAAGATGGTTATGCCTGGTGACAATGTGGCTGCAACTTTCGAGCTGATATCACCTGTTCCTCTTGAAATAG GACAAAGATTTGCTTTGAGAGAGGGAGGCAGAACAGTTGGTGCAGGAGTTGTCTCCAAAGTGATTTCCTAG
- the LOC137832298 gene encoding glutamine synthetase leaf isozyme, chloroplastic isoform X1 translates to MLWNNPLVKFHSSSHSHHHFFYYCFFTSKELQNMAQILAPSTQWQMRFTKSSRHASPITSNTWSSLLMKQNKKTSSAKFRVLAVKSDGSTINRLEGLLNLDITPFTDKIIAEYIWIGGTGIDVRSKSRTISKPVEHPSELPKWNYDGSSTGQAPGEDSEVILYPQAIFKDPFRGGNNILVICDAYTPAGEPIPTNKRHRAAEVFSNPRVIAEVPWFGIEQEYTLLQTNVNWPLGWPVGGYPGPQGPYYCSAGADKSFGRDISDAHYKACLFAGINISGTNGEVMPGQWEYQVGPSVGIEAGDHIWASRYILERITEQAGVVLSLDPKPIEGDWNGAGCHTNYSTKSMREDGGFEVIKKAILNLSLRHKEHISAYGEGNERRLTGKHETASINTFSWGVANRGCSIRVGRDTEKNGKGYLEDRRPASNMDPYVVTSLLAESTLLWEPTLEAEALAAQKLALKV, encoded by the exons ATGCTGTGGAATAATCCCTTAGTAAAGTTTCACTCATCATCCCATTCCcatcaccattttttttattattgttttttcacTTCAAAGG AACTGCAGAACATGGCACAGATTTTGGCTCCCTCTACACAATGGCAGATGAGATTCACAAAATCCTCTCGCCATGCAAGTCCCATTACATCAAACACGTGGAGTTCTTTATTGAtgaaacaaaataagaaaaccAGTTCTGCTAAATTTAGAGTGCTGGCAGTTAAGTCTGATGGTAGCACCATCAACAGGCTGGAGGGTCTACTTAATTTGGATATCACTCCATTCACGGACAAGATAATTGCTGAGTACATTTG GATTGGGGGGACAGGAATTGATGTGCGCAGTAAATCAAGA ACAATATCAAAGCCTGTTGAACATCCCTCTGAGCTTCCTAAATGGAACTATGATGGATCTAGTACTGGACAGGCACCCGGTGAAGATAGTGAAGTAATCCTATA TCCTCAGGCAATTTTCAAAGATCCTTTCCGTGGTGGTAACAATATTTTG GTCATTTGTGATGCTTACACACCTGCTGGTGAACCTATCCCTACAAATAAGCGACACAGAGCTGCTGAAGTTTTCAGTAACCCAAGGGTCATTGCTGAAGTTCCATG GTTTGGAATAGAACAAGAGTACACCTTACTTCAAACAAATGTGAACTGGCCTTTAGGTTGGCCTGTTGGTGGCTATCCTGGTCCTCAG GGTCCTTATTATTGCAGTGCTGGGGCAGATAAGTCATTTGGACGTGATATATCTGATGCTCACTACAAGGCTTGCTTATTTGCTGGAATTAACATTAGTGGCACCAACGGGGAGGTTATGCCTGGGCAG TGGGAGTATCAAGTTGGTCCTAGTGTAGGTATTGAGGCTGGTGATCATATCTGGGCATCAAGGTACATCCTCGAG AGAATTACTGAACAAGCTGGTGTTGTGCTCTCTCTTGATCCAAAACCAATAGAG GGTGACTGGAATGGTGCAGGATGCCACACCAATTACAG TACAAAGAGCATGAGGGAAGATGGAGGCTTTGAGGTAATAAAGAAGGCAATTTTGAATCTATCACTTCGCCACAAAGAGCACATTAGTGCATATGGAGAAGGAAATGAAAGAAGGTTGACAGGAAAGCATGAGACAGCAAGCATTAACACATTTTCTTGG GGAGTTGCCAATCGTGGTTGCTCAATCCGTGTGGGAAGAGACACCGAGAAGAATGGCAAAG GTTACTTGGAGGACAGGCGCCCTGCTTCAAACATGGATCCATATGTCGTGACATCTTTACTTGCAGAGAGTACACTATTGTGGGAGCCAACTCTGGAGGCTGAAGCTCTTGCAGCTCAGAAGTTAGCATTGAAGGTCTAA
- the LOC137832298 gene encoding glutamine synthetase leaf isozyme, chloroplastic isoform X2 — protein sequence MAQILAPSTQWQMRFTKSSRHASPITSNTWSSLLMKQNKKTSSAKFRVLAVKSDGSTINRLEGLLNLDITPFTDKIIAEYIWIGGTGIDVRSKSRTISKPVEHPSELPKWNYDGSSTGQAPGEDSEVILYPQAIFKDPFRGGNNILVICDAYTPAGEPIPTNKRHRAAEVFSNPRVIAEVPWFGIEQEYTLLQTNVNWPLGWPVGGYPGPQGPYYCSAGADKSFGRDISDAHYKACLFAGINISGTNGEVMPGQWEYQVGPSVGIEAGDHIWASRYILERITEQAGVVLSLDPKPIEGDWNGAGCHTNYSTKSMREDGGFEVIKKAILNLSLRHKEHISAYGEGNERRLTGKHETASINTFSWGVANRGCSIRVGRDTEKNGKGYLEDRRPASNMDPYVVTSLLAESTLLWEPTLEAEALAAQKLALKV from the exons ATGGCACAGATTTTGGCTCCCTCTACACAATGGCAGATGAGATTCACAAAATCCTCTCGCCATGCAAGTCCCATTACATCAAACACGTGGAGTTCTTTATTGAtgaaacaaaataagaaaaccAGTTCTGCTAAATTTAGAGTGCTGGCAGTTAAGTCTGATGGTAGCACCATCAACAGGCTGGAGGGTCTACTTAATTTGGATATCACTCCATTCACGGACAAGATAATTGCTGAGTACATTTG GATTGGGGGGACAGGAATTGATGTGCGCAGTAAATCAAGA ACAATATCAAAGCCTGTTGAACATCCCTCTGAGCTTCCTAAATGGAACTATGATGGATCTAGTACTGGACAGGCACCCGGTGAAGATAGTGAAGTAATCCTATA TCCTCAGGCAATTTTCAAAGATCCTTTCCGTGGTGGTAACAATATTTTG GTCATTTGTGATGCTTACACACCTGCTGGTGAACCTATCCCTACAAATAAGCGACACAGAGCTGCTGAAGTTTTCAGTAACCCAAGGGTCATTGCTGAAGTTCCATG GTTTGGAATAGAACAAGAGTACACCTTACTTCAAACAAATGTGAACTGGCCTTTAGGTTGGCCTGTTGGTGGCTATCCTGGTCCTCAG GGTCCTTATTATTGCAGTGCTGGGGCAGATAAGTCATTTGGACGTGATATATCTGATGCTCACTACAAGGCTTGCTTATTTGCTGGAATTAACATTAGTGGCACCAACGGGGAGGTTATGCCTGGGCAG TGGGAGTATCAAGTTGGTCCTAGTGTAGGTATTGAGGCTGGTGATCATATCTGGGCATCAAGGTACATCCTCGAG AGAATTACTGAACAAGCTGGTGTTGTGCTCTCTCTTGATCCAAAACCAATAGAG GGTGACTGGAATGGTGCAGGATGCCACACCAATTACAG TACAAAGAGCATGAGGGAAGATGGAGGCTTTGAGGTAATAAAGAAGGCAATTTTGAATCTATCACTTCGCCACAAAGAGCACATTAGTGCATATGGAGAAGGAAATGAAAGAAGGTTGACAGGAAAGCATGAGACAGCAAGCATTAACACATTTTCTTGG GGAGTTGCCAATCGTGGTTGCTCAATCCGTGTGGGAAGAGACACCGAGAAGAATGGCAAAG GTTACTTGGAGGACAGGCGCCCTGCTTCAAACATGGATCCATATGTCGTGACATCTTTACTTGCAGAGAGTACACTATTGTGGGAGCCAACTCTGGAGGCTGAAGCTCTTGCAGCTCAGAAGTTAGCATTGAAGGTCTAA